A region of Silurus meridionalis isolate SWU-2019-XX chromosome 17, ASM1480568v1, whole genome shotgun sequence DNA encodes the following proteins:
- the cdo1 gene encoding cysteine dioxygenase type 1, which produces MSVIETGRMENTEMVKPETLEDLIKILHQIFESDHVNIEEVQSIMEAYESKPQEWKKFARFDQYRYTRNLVDEGNGKFNLMILCWGEGHGSSIHDHTNSHCFLKLLQGQLKETLFEWPDGKAHGDMVQKSQRILQENQCAYINDSIGLHRVENVSHTECAASLHLYSPPFEHCQTFDQRTGHKNTVKMTFWSKFGQKTPIGTTISQENN; this is translated from the exons ATGTCTGTGATTGAGACTGGGAGAATGGAAAACACCGAAATGGTGAAACCAGAGACGCTGGAGGATCTGATTAAGATCCTCCATCAGATCTTTGAAAGTGATCATGTGAATATTGAGGAGGTGCAGAGTATTATGGAGGCATACGAAAGTAAACCACAGGAGTGGAAGAAATTTGCTAGATTTGACCAGTACAG GTATACCAGGAATCTCGTCGACGAGGGCAATGGCAAATTTAACCTTATGATTCTGTGTTGGGGTGAAGGCCACGGCAG TAGTATCCATGACCATACAAACTCACACTGCTTCCTGAAGCTTCTGCAAGGCCAGCTGAAAGAGACCCTGTTCGAATGGCCCGATGGTAAAGCACATGGCGACATGGTCCAAAAATCTCAGCGCATTTTGCAGGAAAACCAGTGTGCTTATATTAATG ATTCCATCGGGCTGCACCGGGTAGAAAACGTCAGTCACACAGAATGTGCAGCCAGTTTGCACCTGTACAGCCCTCCTTTCGAGCATTGCCAGACATTTGACCAGAGAACGGGACATAAAAACACAGTCAAAATGACCTTCTGGAGTAAATTTGGCCAGAAGACACCAATT ggAACCACAATCTCACAGGAAAATAACTGA